One genomic window of Canis aureus isolate CA01 chromosome 15, VMU_Caureus_v.1.0, whole genome shotgun sequence includes the following:
- the ASAH1 gene encoding acid ceramidase isoform X3 encodes MWQAELMYGLIQPQAAYRGSVPWYTINLDLPPYKRWHELMADKAPALKIIVNSLKDLVTAFVPSGKIMQIVDQKLPGLLGNFPGPFEEEMKGIAAVTGIPLGEILTFNVFYEFFTICTSIITEDKEGHLLHGRNMDFGIFLGWNINNNTWVVTEQLKPLSVNLDFQRNNKTVFKASSFAGYVGMLTGFKPGLFSLTLNERFSINGGYLGVIEWILGKKDAMWIGFITRLVLENGTSYEEAKNTLIKTKILAPAYFILGGNKSGEGCVITRDRKQSLDVYELNPKQDRWYVVQTNYDRWKNPLFLDDRRTPAKMCLNQTTQENISFATMYDVLSTKPVLNKLTVFTTLMDVTKGQYETYLRDCPDPCIGW; translated from the exons CTACAGGGGTTCAGTTCCTTGGTACACCATAAATCTTGACTTACCGCCCTACAAAAGATGGCATGAATTGATGGCTGACAAGGCACCAGCG ctaaagATTATAGTGAATTCCCTGAAGGATCTAGTAACTGCATTTGTGCCAAGTGGAAAAATTATGCAGATAGTGGATCAAAAGTTG cCTGGTCTCCTTGGCAATTTTCCAGGTCCTTTTGAGGAGGAAATGAAGGGGATTGCAGCGGTTACTGGTATACCTTTAG GAGAGATTCTTACATTCAATGTTTTCTACGAATTTTTCACCATTTGTACCTCAATAATAACAGAAGACAAAGAAG GTCATCTACTACATGGGCGAAACATGGATTTTGGAATATTTCTTGG GTGGAACATAAACAATAATACCTGGGTCGTAACTGAGCAGCTCAAACCTTTATCAGTGAACCTGGACttccaaagaaataataaaaccgTCTTCAAGGCTTCAAGCTTTGCTGGCTATGTGGGCATGTTAACAGGATTCAAACCG GGACTGTTCAGTCTTACGTTAAATGAACGTTTCAGCATAAATGGCGGTTACCTGG GTGTCATAGAATGGATTTTGGGAAAGAAAGATGCCATGTGGATCGGGTTTATCACTAGATTAGTTCTGGAAAATGGCACAAG TTACGAAGAAGCCAAGAATACATTGATCAAAACCAAGATATTGGCCCCAGCATACTTTATCCTGGGAGGCAACAAGTCTGGGGAGGGTTGTGTGATCACACGAGATAGAAAACAGTCTTTGGATGTATATGA ACTCAACCCCAAGCAGGATAGATGGTATGTGGTACAAACAAATTATGACCGTTGGAAAAATCCTCTCTTTCTTGATGATCGCAGAACACCTGCAAAGATGTGTCTAAACCAGACAACCCAAGAG aatATCTCATTTGCAACCATGTATGATGTCCTATCAACAAAACCTGTCCTCaacaag CTGACTGTATTCACAACTTTGATGGACGTTACCAAAGGTCAATATGAAACTTACCTGCGGGATTGCCCAGACCCTTGCATAGGTTGGTGA